A region from the Haliaeetus albicilla chromosome 16, bHalAlb1.1, whole genome shotgun sequence genome encodes:
- the LTO1 gene encoding protein LTO1 homolog, which translates to MAAASASSDMFDEIVMAEERFHGEGYQEGYAEGSHLGVVEGRRYGSLHGAKMGSEIGCYLGFALTWQCLLQKCTDEKNSKKRRALDSLIGMIQKFPYEDPTYDKLQEDLEKIRGKFKQVCSMLNIQSDFRIGTERSSLTF; encoded by the exons ATGGCGGCCGCGTCTGCGAGCTCGGATATGTTTGATGAGATCGTGATGGCTGAGGAGAG GTTTCATGGTGAGGGGTATCAGGAGGGGTATGCTGAAGGCAGTCACCTTGGAGTTGTTGAGGGAAGAAGGTATGGATCGCTCCATGGTGCCAAGATGGGGTCTGAG ATTGGCTGCTACCTTGGGTTTGCGCTGACGTGGCAGTGTCTGCTCCAGAAATGCACAGATGAAAAGAACAG caaaaAGAGAAGGGCTCTGGATTCATTAATAGGGATGATTCAGAAATTCCCATATGAAGACCCTACTTACGATAAGCTGCAAGAAGATCTGgaaaaaatcagaggaaaattTAAACAG GTTTGTTCAATGCTAAATATTCAGTCCGATTTTAGAATCGGTACTGAAAGATCTTCACTAACATTTTGA
- the FGF19 gene encoding fibroblast growth factor 19 yields MGPRPAAPLALLGLATAAFSLPLPDAGPHVNYGWGEPIRLRHLYTGSKHGLFSCFLRIGGDGRVDAAGSQSPQSLLEIRAVAVRTVAIKGVRSSRYLCMDEAGRLRGQLRYSTEDCSFEEEIRPDGYNVYKSKKYGISVSLSSAKQRQQFKGKDFLPLSHFLPMINTVPVESTDFGEYGDYSQAFEPEVYSSPLETDSMDPFGIASKLSPVKSPSFQK; encoded by the exons ATGGGGCCGCGTCCCGCCGCCCCCCTGGCCCTCCTGGGGCTGGCCACCGCCGCCTTCTCCTTACCGCTGCCCGACGCCGGTCCTCACGTTAACTACGGCTGGGGGGAACCCATCCGGCTGCGGCACCTTTACACCGGCAGCAAACACGGGCTCTTCAGTTGTTTTCTGCGCATCGGAGGAGACGGGCGAGTGGATGCCGCCGGTAGCCAGAGCCCGCAGA GTCTGCTGGAGATCCGCGCCGTGGCCGTGCGCACCGTGGCCATCAAGGGCGTGCGGAGTTCCCGTTATCTCTGCATGGACGAGGCGGGGAGGCTGCGTGGGCAG CTCAGGTATTCCACTGAGGATTGTTCCTTTGAAGAGGAGATTCGTCCAGACGGCTACAATGTATATAAATCAAAAAAATACGGAATATCGGTGTCTTTGAGTAGTGCCAAGCAAAGACAACAGttcaaaggaaaagattttcttcCACTATCTCACTTTTTACCTATGATCAACACCGTGCCCGTGGAGTCAACAGACTTTGGTGAATACGGTGATTACAGCCAGGCCTTTGAACCAGAAGTGTACTCCTCGCCCCTCGAAACGGACAGCATGGACCCCTTTGGCATCGCCTCCAAACTGTCACCGGTGAAGAGCCCCAGCTTTCAGAAATGA